From the Arvicola amphibius chromosome 2, mArvAmp1.2, whole genome shotgun sequence genome, one window contains:
- the Noto gene encoding homeobox protein notochord — translation MSGPEPQQLALSGAQVQSGHLGPCPLAVSPVVRRRLAQERLESSFSVEAILARPETHKRMVTAPRLSTCTSLDLCSVSQYPVLPWVCSAATWLPAYLSLGVHALCSMPCVPGLNVAHLFCQQGLSLTGSELPYCPGLWSPLDWAPSVDLQDTQRHQKRVRTMFNLQQLEELEKVFEKQHNLVGKKRAQLAARLHLTENQVRIWFQNRRVKYQKQQKLKSPSSSAMEEPSSSSDGSIQSEDAESGAGS, via the exons ATGTCCGGCCCAGAGCCTCAGCAGCTTGCTCTCTCAGGCGCTCAGGTCCAGTCAGGGCACTTGGGCCCCTGTCCCTTGGCTGTGTCCCCAGTGGTCCGGCGCCGCCTAGCTCAGGAACGCCTGGAGTCCTCCTTTTCTGTTGAAGCCATCCTGGCCAGACCCGAGACCCATAAGAGAATGGTCACCGCACCGCGGCTCTCTACCTGCACCAGTCTGGACCTCTGCTCGGTGTCACAGTACCCGGTCCTGCCTTGGGTGTGCTCTGCAGCGACTTGGCTGCCTGCCTACCTGAGCTTGGGCGTCCACGCGCTTTGCTCCATGCCCTGCGTACCCGGACTCAATGTGGCTCACCTCTTCTGCCAGCAGGGCCTCAGCCTCACAG GCTCAGAGCTCCCTTACTGTCCAGGCCTCTGGAGCCCTCTGGACTGGGCACCTTCCGTGGACCTtcaggacacacagagacaccaaaAGAGGGTTCGCACGATGTTTAACCTTCAGCAGCTGGAGGAGTTGGAGAAAGTGTTTGAGAAGCAGCACAACTTGGTGGGGAAGAAAAGAGCCCAGCTGGCTGCCAGGCTGCACTTGACAGAGAACCAG GTGAGGATCTGGTTCCAAAATCGCAGGGTGAAGTATCAGAAGCAGCAGAAACTGAAATCACCTTCCTCCTCTGCCATGGAAGAGCCTTCCAGCAGCTCAGATGGCAGCATCCAGAGTGAAGATGCCGAGTCAGGAGCTGGCAGTTAA